The sequence GGTCATGGAGGGTGAGTGGCTTTATGACTCTCGGGTCCTGTAGGCGTAAAAGACGCCAAGCGGCGCGTCAGTTGCAATGAATCACCTTGCCCTGATCGTCTTTTTTTACAATCCAGAACGGTTTCCCGTCATCGATTCGCTTGCCGCTCATCACGACATCGACCTGTTCGCTGTTGGCCAGATACAACTTCGTACCAACCGGAAAGGTGAAAGAACGGCTTCCCTTCGGAGCCAGCATGAACCCCGTTGTGCTGTTGCCCGGCTCACCTGGTGCGTAGCTGATCAGGGTGAATTTGCGGGGTAATAGACTTTTGCTGGCCAGCCGAAACGTGACGGATGGGAGCGACGTAGCGGACTGCGCTGGCGTTGACTGGTCGGTTGGGATGGTGTTGCCTTCATCGGCCGCCGTAACGGTCGTAATTAGTCGACCCTTTACGGTGCCATCCTCACTGAAATAAAGCTTCGAGCCAACGGGCCAGTTGCAGGGCGTGGTAGCATGTTTCCCCATGGTGAATCCATAGGCCATACCGGGTCCTTCGGCCCGAAACATGCGGCTGTAGTTCAACGTGTTTTTTAGCAGGAAAGATACCCGGTCGACGGGGAGGATGGTCTGGGCGACGCAGGTGGTACACAGCTGAATGGCCAGATACAGAAGGGGGATCGCTTTCATGGGGATGTATGGGACTTAGACTTAACGTTTCTGAATCAGGTTGATGGTTTTGTCGGCATCGGTTGCTTTGACAAGCAGTAGTGGCTTGCCCGTTACATCAGACCCGCGCATGCTGGCATTAATCTCGTCCTGGTTGACCTGGGCGAGCGACGTACCCACCTTTAGCTGCACCTTGTAGGTCTGGCCAGGCAGCAGGTACGTGGTGAAGACGTTGGGGTATTTGTCGTCGGGGTGGCGCTCCAGAAACTTAAATTCTCTGGGCAGCAAGCCGTTGTTTTTTAGGAGCAACGTTACTTTTTGGTTGCTCTGGGCGAAGGCGGTGATCGCGAGTAGCCACACCAGCAGGTACGTGACGAAGCGAATCGGTTTCATGGGCATTGGTTGTTTATCGGGTTGATTTACAGGTTTCCTTTGGTTTTGATACGGCTGGCATCGGTGCCGGTTTCGCGGTCGCGGGCTGCTTTTACGTCGTTGCTGCCGAAGCGATAGCTAAACCGGAGCGTAAGGCGGCGGCTCTCCCATTTGCGCGCCAGATCGAAGCGTTCAACCTGGCCGGGTGTGCCATTGAACGTACCCGACTGCCGCCAGCGCATGGTGTTGAGCACGTCGTCGGCGGTGAGCGACACTTTGCCTCGCTCGTGCATTACTTTGCGGCTCAGGCTCAGGTTGAGCGCCCCCAGCCCGCCATTGCGGTAAAGGGTTTGGGTGGTCGGGGCATTCCAGAAGCCCGACACCTGTGCCGACATCAGTTTCGACAGCGTAAACGAGTGTTGCATGTACCCCTCGAAGGCAAAAGCCCGCCGGTCGAATGCTCCTGCCGGGTCATTGTTCGGAAAAACATTGCCCTGGAAGCGCGTCCAGGTAGCCCCGGCGTAGAAGTAGGTGTCCCACCATTTGGTAATGGGCAGCGGCGAACTGAACGACAGGTTCAGGGCGTCGGCGGTGCCCACGTTGGCCACGGTGCTGTAGGTGACGAGGCCCTCCTGCCGGATCACGTCGGTGGCGAAGTCGTCGGTGAGGCTGTAGGCGAGCTTGAGCGTCGTGGCCCATTTATACGTGTAGCTCACTTCCAGGTTGTGCGTATAGGTTGGGCGCAGGTAGGGGTTACCCCGCTGGCTGGTATAGGGGTCGACCTGGTAGATGAAGGGGTTCATGTCCTGATAGCTGGGCCGACCGATACGCCGCCCGTAGTTTAGGCCAAACTGGCTTTTATCGCTCGCCTGATACTGCACGAAGGCCGTCGGGAAGAGGTTCAGGTAAGTAGTGTCGGGCTTTGGCACAACGTTCTCGGCCAGGTCGGTCGATCGGCCCCGCACGGTCGAATGTTCGGCCCGTAGCCCTGCCTGTACCGTCCATTTGCCCATAGCGTGGTTTAGTGAGGCATAAGCGGCACTCACAAGTTCGCGGTAGGTAAAGCGGTTGGTGCGGGTCGCGTCGGGGCGTTCGGGTGCTTCGGGCGTACCACCCACAAAGGCCAGCAGGTCGTTGTCGGTCGAGACATCGGTGTGTTTCAGGCCCGTTTCCAGTTTGAGGCGACGCGCTTTCCATTCGTTGATGAAATCACCTTTCAGCGTAAGAATGCCGATGGTGGTGCTGGCATCGAAGCGACTTTGCCGACGCAACAGCGGCTGCCCACTGGCCGTGCGGTAATCGGTGCCGATGAGGCTGGGCGATTCATTACCGAAGCGGGTGTAGTCGACGTCGATGTTCAGATCGTGGCCGAGGGTATCAACGAAATGGTAATTCAAGGCAGCGTTGACCCGCTTGTTCCAGCTTGGATTGTCGATGCCGTTGATGAGGGTGGTGTCGAGTCGACCGCCGTTGCTGAACAGGTTGGAAGTGGTATAGGTGCCGAACTGATTCGCTGCCGCATTGCCCGATACAACCAACCCCAGGGTGTGGCTTGCCCCAATGAAATAGTCAGCCCCGGCTTTGTAGACGATCGCCCTGGTTCCGTCGCGGTCATAGCCCCGCTGACTAAGCGCCGCGCCCGCTGCCGACCGGTCGTAGGCCACGTTGGTGATCTGGTAATTGTCGCTCAGGCTGGTGTTGCCGTAGAGGTTAAGGTGGCGGGCCCGGTAGTTGAGGTCGAGGGTCGCGAGCGCCCGGTGGTGGTCGCTCTGCCCGTAGCTGGCGGAGGCGTTACCGTTCAGCCCCAGGCTTTTGTCGCGCCGGAACCGGATGTTGATGATCCCGGCCCCGCCCTGCGCATCGAACCGGGCCGACGGGTTGGTGATGAGCTCAACCGTAGCGATGTTGCTGGCGGGGGTAGCGCGCAGCAGGTTGGCCACGTCGGCCGATGAGAGGTTGGTGGGTTTGCCGTCGATGAATACGTTGACGCCCTGTTTGCCCGCCATGCGGATGTTATCGTTGGGGTCGATCACCACGCCGGGCGCCTGCTGAAGCAGTTCGTAAGCTGTTTTGCTCTGAGCTGCGCCATTGGTGGCTACGTTCAGTACGGTCTTGTCGGCCTGCTGTTCGATGTACACTTTGCGCGCCCGCACGGTCACGGCGTCCAGCGTTTTCTCGTCATTGCCCAGTAGCAACGTACCTACCGCGGTCGTCTGGCTGGCCAATACGGTTACGATTGGGCTGCTGGTTTCGGTCATGCCGACCAGCGAGGCCCGCAGCCGGTACGGGCCCACAGGTACGTTGCTGAGCTGGTAGCGCCCGGCCTGGTCGGCGACCGTGCCCGTGACGAGGGTCGAGTCGGAGGCGCGGAGCAGTTTCAGCGCGGCATACGGGGCGGGCTGGTGGTGGGTGTCGTGTACCAGACCGACGAGGGTGCCCGAAGGCGTTTGCCCCCATGCCGACAGCGTGACCGTAAAACCGAACAGGAGTAGACAGAAGCGAGCCATAAGCGAAGTCCCCGGTTGGGGCGTTTGCGATTGATGGCTCAAAGGTTGCGGTTGACACCCCTACGCTTCGACTCAGGATAATTTGAGACGGCTCAATGTATGATTTGAGCCGTTTGAGCAAATGCCGCTATTCCTGAAAAAGCATACGATTTATCGGTTAGGAAAGAATACCGGAAACGCCTCATTGCTTTACCTCTTCTATTCAGGAAGCCCTCTGTGGTAGGCGGTATTTTGAGTAAAGTCGTTGATGGTCAGTGTATATGTTTCGTGGCCGTCGCGGTTGCCCAGGTACGTTAGCGGGCCGGATTGGGTGCTTCGACCGCCGTAAACGGCTTGTAAGGGCTCAGATTGAACGTAATGTTGCCAGTCGATTCGGTGCCTGTTGCACCGGCGATGTCGGCCTGGAGGACGTACCGGGCTTTGGGTTTGTAGTTGGGTACGTTCAACAGGTAGAAAAACATATTTTTCTTGAACGGCGTACCCCTGAATTTATCGGCCAGCGATTCGTGGTTATCCGACGCTATTTCGACGCCATCTTCTAGCAGTTTTACATTTTTTACTTTCAGAAACGAGGCGCCGCCAGTAAAGAAAAACCCGGCCTGCGCCCGGCCATTGGCGTACACTTTATTGGTAACGTCGATGCGAATCGGCGTAAACGTCGTGCTGATCGTAGACGGATTCCAGGTGGAAACGATATAGCCGCCGGGCTTATAGTAGTCAACGTTCAGGGCGTCTAATCGGGCGTAGTGCGCGTTGAGCCGGGTGAGGAATTCAGCCAGATTTTTAGCCTGTCCGGTCGTCCATTCGATTTCTGAGGCCGCCAGTAAGCGGGGGAAATTCTGAACGTTTACGTCTTTCACTTCCTGCGGCACGGCGGGCCACATATTGGCCTGAATGCCCAACACGTATTTCTTTTCGTGTTCGCTCAGGTCCGCCAACGGCTGGTACGCGTATACCTGCTCCAAGGTGTTGGCCTCGCCATAGTTCAAATCGGCCATGGTTCCGTCGCTGCGGTCTTTTTGCGCGATGTCGAAGTAGAGTGGCCCGGTGGGGCAGGCCACCGTATAGAATTTATATTTGGCGGCCTCCCGAACGGCGTCGGCTCCCAGCCACGACATGATCGCCGTATTCTTGGGCAGATGGCCGGCGTCGGCGAGGATGTCGTTCCAGCCAATTGGCCGTTTGCCCTTTTTGGCAATGATGCCGCTCACCCGACTGACAAAATAGCTTTGTAGGGCCTTTACGTCGGCCATGCCGTGCGCCTTCATGAACGCCTGAATGTGCGGTTCGTTTTTCCATAATTTATGGACCACTTCATCGCCGCCAAAATGAATGTAGGTCGAGGGGAAAATGGCTGCGATTTCGGAGAAGATAGAATCCAGAAACGTATAAACGGCTTCTTTCGTCGGGTCCAGCGTATTGGGGGTATACTGCGCGCCCCAGTAGCTGTACGAATCCATAAAGGAGATTACGTAGTCGGGGTGGGTTCTCTGGTTCACGCCCAGCTCCGGGTGGGTGATAATGATCGGCCAGCAGTGCCCAGGTACGTCTATTTCAGGCACAATGGTAATGTGCCGGGCCTCGGCATAGGCAATCAGTTCGCGTATGTCGGCCTGGGTGTAGTAGCCGCTTCGCTCGGCTGGCTGCTGGCTGCTCTCGCCAAAAACGGTCGTTTTTTTCGAGGTTAGTTCGGGATGATTTTTTAGCTGAATCCGCCACCCCTGATCGTCGGTCAGGTGCAGGTGGAAGACGTTCATTTTGTAGAGCGCCATGATGTCCAGGTACTTCTTCAGTACGTCGAGGCTGTAAAAAGTCCGGCTGACGTCCTGCATGTAGCCCCGCCACTGAAACTGTGGCCGATCGCTGATGTGCAGCTCCGGTATGGTCCAGGCCACGTTTGTAACGGGCGTTTCGTGCTCAACGGCCGCTGGCAACAACTGCCGGATCGACTGGATCGCGTTGAACAGACCGGCTCTGTCGGCCGCTCTGGCAACCACCGCTTTTGCCGTTACGTCGAGGGTGTACGCGCCTTTGGTGGTATCCGCGACGTTAGTCACCAGCAGCAGGGCGATGCCCGTCTGGACATTGCCTGACGAGGTAGTGACGGCGCGCAACGGATAACCGGTTGACTGTTTAAGCAGAGCCAAAAGGAAAGAGGCTTCCGGCATGGCACCCTTCGAGGCATAGATGGTCGTGTTGGCCGCTACGGTGAACCGTCCGGGACCGTTTGTTACGTGCAGGGGTTTGGGGATAATGGCGATAGAGGCTTGCTGCGCATAGACCGATTGGATGAGAAAAAGTATGGGTAAGAACGTAGTAAGCCACTTTCCTGTCATGGTGCTCTGCTGGTTACCTGGTTGGCGATTTCAGTGGGTGCGGCTGCTGGATTCCTGAAGCGGAAGGTTGTTTTTTACGCCCGTCCTCAGGACAAGTGTTTAAATGTAGTGACATAGGATAGCTTCAGAAAGAGGGAAATAAGGACAAAACAGGTATATTGACAGGAGTAGAAGTGCGCAAACGTTTGTACAAGGCTGAACAAACGTTTGTCTAAACCCAATCTTTTTGGGTTGACGCTACCTGACGATCAAACACGGCTCGCACCGTGACCGGGACCGCCTACGTCAAGCTGGGTTAGCAAGCGGTGCGTGCTGAAACGTACCACCGCTTCGTTAATCGGGTACCTGACGGCGCGTGGCCCGATCGATCAGCCCTGTTTTTTGTATTGACTGTTGACCGTTGATGAAAGAAGCCGTTACGATAAAAGCGATTGCCCGTCAATTGAGAATCTCACCCTCTACGGTCTCGCGGGCCCTCCAGGATAATCCCCGGATTAGTCAGAAAACCCGTGATGCGGTCCAGGAATTGGCGACTCAGTTACGCTATACACCCAGCCAGACGGCCCGCAACCTGCGCAGTGGCCGGACCGGGGTTTTTGCCATGGTGCTGCCGGAGATCCGGGAAAGCTTTTTCTCGGAAACCGTGAATGGGGTGGAGGAACTGGCCTTTCTGCATCATTACAGCGTCGCCCTGTACCAGTCGCACGATTCGTATGAGCGGGAAAAGCAGATTCTGTCCAGGCTGACGCGCAATCAGGTCGACGGGGTGATGCTCTCGGTGGCGAAGGAATCGCAGCAGTTTGTGCACATTCAGGACCTGATCGACCGGGGCGTGCCAACGGTTCTGTTTGACCGCATTGCGCCGGGGATCAACACGCATCAGGTGTCGTGCGACATTGAAAAAGGGGCTTACGAGGCTACCAAATGGCTGGCTGGCCGGGGTTTTCGACGCATCGCGCTGCTCAACGGCCCCTATCAACTGGTAGCCAGTGAAGATCGGTACCGGGGCTACGTGAAAGCGCTCATCGACGAAAAGCTGCCCGTTGAAAATGCCCTCATCAAACGGGTCGATTTGACGACCGACGACACGTTCCAGAAAATGGGGCAGCTCATCAACCTGGAGCACCGGCCGGATGCCGTACTGACCTTCAACGATTACGTGGCGCTGGATGCCATGCAGGCCACCCGGAAACAGGGGTTGCGCGTCAATGAGGAGATTGCCTTCGTCAGCTTCGCAAACCTGCCGCTGACGGCCTACATGGATCAATCACCGCTTGCCTCCGTTGAGCAGCATCCTTACCAGATCGGGCACGAAGCGGTTGACATTCTGCTGAACCTGATGGCGCTCAAGGAAGACCACACCACGGATCCGTTTGCGTGCGTGACGCTGGAACCGAAGCTGGTGATTCGGTAGACGTGAGGCTAGTGTACGTCAGCAAAAGCGGGCGCTCCGTCATCTGTTCAGCCGGAACGTGCGAACGGGCTGGTCAATTCCACCGACCAGCAAGGTGGTGTGGTTGGCAACCAGCAGCGTGACCATGTCCCGAATGTCGCCGTCCCACAGCAGCCCCGCCTGGGCCATGGGTACGTACCTGAACTGGCCTTTCCCCCGGTTGATAAACAACTGCCCCCGGTTGGCGTCGCTTTTGCCGATCCGAACGCGGTTATACGTCCGGTTGCCACCCAGGATAAGGTCAGGCAGGCCATCGCGGTCGACATCGGCCGTGGCCATGGCGTATACCGGGGTCATCTGCGCCTCGATTGGCAAGGGCTGAACCCGAAAACGCGGGGCCTTTGAACTGCCATCGTTCAGGAAAAGCACGGTCTGCAACTGCGCGGCGTCGAGTTGGTGCGCCTGCTTCAGTTCGGCGGGGCTGAACAGGTCGGCAACGGTGGCTTTGGCGTAGGACGTATAATCAGTAAATTTCTTTCGGAGCGTCACGACCTGATCGAGCATTTCGTCGCGGGCGTTGAACGGA comes from Fibrella aestuarina BUZ 2 and encodes:
- a CDS encoding LacI family DNA-binding transcriptional regulator, with the translated sequence MKEAVTIKAIARQLRISPSTVSRALQDNPRISQKTRDAVQELATQLRYTPSQTARNLRSGRTGVFAMVLPEIRESFFSETVNGVEELAFLHHYSVALYQSHDSYEREKQILSRLTRNQVDGVMLSVAKESQQFVHIQDLIDRGVPTVLFDRIAPGINTHQVSCDIEKGAYEATKWLAGRGFRRIALLNGPYQLVASEDRYRGYVKALIDEKLPVENALIKRVDLTTDDTFQKMGQLINLEHRPDAVLTFNDYVALDAMQATRKQGLRVNEEIAFVSFANLPLTAYMDQSPLASVEQHPYQIGHEAVDILLNLMALKEDHTTDPFACVTLEPKLVIR
- a CDS encoding outer membrane beta-barrel protein; translation: MARFCLLLFGFTVTLSAWGQTPSGTLVGLVHDTHHQPAPYAALKLLRASDSTLVTGTVADQAGRYQLSNVPVGPYRLRASLVGMTETSSPIVTVLASQTTAVGTLLLGNDEKTLDAVTVRARKVYIEQQADKTVLNVATNGAAQSKTAYELLQQAPGVVIDPNDNIRMAGKQGVNVFIDGKPTNLSSADVANLLRATPASNIATVELITNPSARFDAQGGAGIINIRFRRDKSLGLNGNASASYGQSDHHRALATLDLNYRARHLNLYGNTSLSDNYQITNVAYDRSAAGAALSQRGYDRDGTRAIVYKAGADYFIGASHTLGLVVSGNAAANQFGTYTTSNLFSNGGRLDTTLINGIDNPSWNKRVNAALNYHFVDTLGHDLNIDVDYTRFGNESPSLIGTDYRTASGQPLLRRQSRFDASTTIGILTLKGDFINEWKARRLKLETGLKHTDVSTDNDLLAFVGGTPEAPERPDATRTNRFTYRELVSAAYASLNHAMGKWTVQAGLRAEHSTVRGRSTDLAENVVPKPDTTYLNLFPTAFVQYQASDKSQFGLNYGRRIGRPSYQDMNPFIYQVDPYTSQRGNPYLRPTYTHNLEVSYTYKWATTLKLAYSLTDDFATDVIRQEGLVTYSTVANVGTADALNLSFSSPLPITKWWDTYFYAGATWTRFQGNVFPNNDPAGAFDRRAFAFEGYMQHSFTLSKLMSAQVSGFWNAPTTQTLYRNGGLGALNLSLSRKVMHERGKVSLTADDVLNTMRWRQSGTFNGTPGQVERFDLARKWESRRLTLRFSYRFGSNDVKAARDRETGTDASRIKTKGNL
- a CDS encoding beta-N-acetylhexosaminidase, with product MTGKWLTTFLPILFLIQSVYAQQASIAIIPKPLHVTNGPGRFTVAANTTIYASKGAMPEASFLLALLKQSTGYPLRAVTTSSGNVQTGIALLLVTNVADTTKGAYTLDVTAKAVVARAADRAGLFNAIQSIRQLLPAAVEHETPVTNVAWTIPELHISDRPQFQWRGYMQDVSRTFYSLDVLKKYLDIMALYKMNVFHLHLTDDQGWRIQLKNHPELTSKKTTVFGESSQQPAERSGYYTQADIRELIAYAEARHITIVPEIDVPGHCWPIIITHPELGVNQRTHPDYVISFMDSYSYWGAQYTPNTLDPTKEAVYTFLDSIFSEIAAIFPSTYIHFGGDEVVHKLWKNEPHIQAFMKAHGMADVKALQSYFVSRVSGIIAKKGKRPIGWNDILADAGHLPKNTAIMSWLGADAVREAAKYKFYTVACPTGPLYFDIAQKDRSDGTMADLNYGEANTLEQVYAYQPLADLSEHEKKYVLGIQANMWPAVPQEVKDVNVQNFPRLLAASEIEWTTGQAKNLAEFLTRLNAHYARLDALNVDYYKPGGYIVSTWNPSTISTTFTPIRIDVTNKVYANGRAQAGFFFTGGASFLKVKNVKLLEDGVEIASDNHESLADKFRGTPFKKNMFFYLLNVPNYKPKARYVLQADIAGATGTESTGNITFNLSPYKPFTAVEAPNPAR